In Pyrus communis chromosome 1, drPyrComm1.1, whole genome shotgun sequence, the following are encoded in one genomic region:
- the LOC137718251 gene encoding kinetochore protein NUF2 homolog: MSKFEYPKLTRSDIVTILADAHIVVISDRDLVNPNPDFVADLYTRILVSLDFFHEEDYGQVEFSALEQLENPDFHMDSVRTMKLYNRIKEVVALVDCPKRFTLKDMIKPETDRTEYFVSALLNFSLHRETKMNILTQVVDQLTDIDEQRKGWEDKVSQLNAEIADYNEVREKELPLVQELDAKVKELHQTVSGLNNQQKSLRTSRQKLKEKIGEIEEKVSSAEFSLVQSVQENANLRSKIVQSPDKLQRALEEKKSVREEAKNAERSAKQSLEEKTAVDEVYTKVSKKLSKHLAQMQAIQEQVNSAKSVDRDFKAVKAKLSDDGVVSKSLQAKLVEREGKVEQLNELKKQLEREKDMKFEEASKDLNNVELEVESRRRDLEARQKAVEAAVEEVDSITSKTASIKESGAADQKELARKCKELMKEFHQYQNSIRVLLLESQ; encoded by the exons atgtcGAAGTTTGAGTACCCGAAGCTTACTCGCTCCGACATCGTCACAATCCTCGCCGACGCTCACATCGTCGTTATTTCCGACCGCGATCTCGTCAACCCCAATCCTGATTTCGTCGCCGACCTCTACACCCGCATCCTCGTCTCCCTCGACTTCTTCCACGA GGAAGATTACGGGCAGGTTGAGTTTTCGGCCTTGGAGCAGCTCGAGAACCCGGATTTTCACATGGACTCGGTCCGGACCATGAAGCTATACAACAGAATCAAGGAAGTGGTGGCTTTAGTGGATTGTCCTAAGAGATTTACTCTAAAAGATATGATAAAACCTGAGACGGATCGGACTGAATATTTTGTCAGTGCACTTCTCAATTTCTCTCTTCACAG AGAGACCAAAATGAATATCCTTACCCAAGTCGTGGATCAATTAACTGACATAGATGAGCAACGCAAAGGGTGGGAGGACAAGGTTTCCCAG TTGAATGCAGAGATTGCAGACTACAATGAAGTAAGAGAAAAGGAGTTGCCCCTTGTTCAAGAGTTAGATGCAAAAGTTAAAGAATTGCACCAAACTGTTTCAGGCCTTAACAATCAGCAAAAGTCACTGAGAACTTCTCGTCAGAAGTTGAAGGAGAAGATTGGAGAAATAGAGGAAAAG GTTTCTAGTGCAGAGTTTTCTTTGGTACAAAGTGTTCAAGAAAATGCAAATTTGCGCTCAAAAATTGTTCAGTCACCAGATAAATTGCAG AGGGCTTTAGAAGAGAAGAAATCAGTTCGTGAGGAGGCGAAAAATGCTGAAAGGTCAGCGAAGCAATCTTTGGAGGAGAAGACCGCTGTTGATGAGGTTTATACAAAG GTCTCTAAGAAATTGTCAAAACACTTGGCCCAAATGCAGGCTATACAAGAACAG GTTAATTCTGCTAAATCAGTCGACAGAGACTTTAAGGCTGTAAAGGCCAAACTAAGTGACGATGGGGTTGTAAGCAAGTCTCTTCAGGCCAAACTGGTTGAACGGGAGGGAAAAG TGGAACagttgaatgaattaaaaaagcaGCTAGAAAGGGAAAAAGATATGAAGTTCGAGGAGGCTTCTAAAGATTTGAATAACGTGGAGCTGGAGGTGGAATCTAGGAGGCGTGATCTAGAAGCAAGGCAAAAAGCTGTTGAAGCTGCAGTCGAAGAG GTGGATTCTATCACTTCAAAGACAGCATCAATAAAAGAATCTGGAGCAGCTGATCAGAAAGAATTAGCTCGTAAATGCAAGGAGCTTATGAAAGAG TTCCACCAGTACCAGAACTCAATCAGGGTCCTGCTGTTGGAGAGCCAATAG
- the LOC137732082 gene encoding probable 3-hydroxyisobutyrate dehydrogenase-like 3, mitochondrial, whose protein sequence is MGTPYPNPITPAQTQIGWIGIGLMGAAMASRLLSAGYFLTIYARTPSKALSLQSQGAHLAESPIEVAKSCDVVFTIVGHPPDFRQVILETNGVLSGLNPNGVTVDMTTNLPSMAREISAAVRARDCWAVDALVSGADVGAREGKLGIFASGDAGVVKWLTPLFDIMGNVTYMREAGCGQSCKIGNNIVGGVGLVGLSEGLVFAERAGLDLKQFLEAVKGGAAGSTLMELFGEKMIKRDMRPGGFAEYLVKDLGMGVDVVEEEEDGRVVVLPGASLSKQMYSAMMANGDGKLGIHGVISVIDRLNGNISK, encoded by the coding sequence ATGGGAACCCCTTACCCGAACCCCATCACTCCTGCCCAAACCCAGATCGGGTGGATCGGTATTGGCTTAATGGGTGCAGCCATGGCCTCCCGCCTCCTCTCCGCCGGCTACTTCCTCACCATCTACGCTCGCACTCCGTCCAAAGCCCTCTCACTCCAATCCCAGGGCGCCCACCTCGCCGAATCCCCGATTGAAGTTGCAAAATCCTGCGACGTTGTTTTCACCATTGTGGGACACCCGCCGGATTTTCGACAAGTTATCTTGGAGACAAACGGCGTCCTTTCGGGCCTAAACCCGAATGGTGTCACGGTGGATATGACTACCAATCTACCCTCCATGGCACGAGAGATATCTGCTGCCGTGCGCGCCAGAGATTGCTGGGCTGTGGATGCCCTAGTTTCTGGGGCGGACGTGGGTGCTAGGGAGGGAAAACTTGGAATATTTGCCAGCGGAGATGCCGGAGTTGTGAAGTGGTTGACGCCGTTGTTTGACATCATGGGAAATGTTACCTACATGAGGGAAGCCGGGTGCGGTCAGAGTTGCAAAATAGGAAACAACATCGTGGGCGGAGTGGGGTTGGTTGGGTTGAGTGAAGGGCTGGTGTTTGCGGAGCGGGCGGGGTTGGATTTGAAGCAGTTTTTGGAGGCGGTGAAAGGAGGGGCGGCGGGGTCAACGCTGATGGAGTTGTTTGGGGAGAAAATGATAAAGAGGGACATGAGGCCTGGCGGGTTTGCAGAGTACTTGGTGAAGGATTTGGGGATGGGAGTGGatgtggtggaggaggaggaggatgggAGGGTGGTGGTGCTGCCGGGGGCGTCGTTAAGTAAGCAGATGTATTCAGCGATGATGGCTAATGGGGATGGGAAGCTTGGCATTCATGGGGTTATCTCTGTTATTGACAGGCTCAATGGCAACATTAGCAAGTGA
- the LOC137718243 gene encoding small ribosomal subunit protein eS30z/eS30y/eS30x, protein MGKVHGSLARAGKVRGQTPKVAKQDKKKKPRGRAHKRLQYNRRFVTAVVGFGKKRGPNSSEK, encoded by the exons ATGG GTAAGGTTCACGGGTCGCTCGCGCGTGCCGGGAAGGTCAGGGGTCAGACCCCGAAGGTTGCCAAGcaagacaagaagaagaagcccaGAGGCCGCGCCCACAAGCGCTTGCAGTACAACCGGAGGTTCGTCACCGCCG TTGTTGGATTCGGGAAGAAGAGGGGGCCTAATTCTTCTGAGAAGTAA